One region of Caldimonas thermodepolymerans genomic DNA includes:
- a CDS encoding F0F1 ATP synthase subunit epsilon — protein MATIHVDVVSAEESIFSGEAKFVALPGEAGELGILPQHTPLITRIKPGAVRIERADNGEEEFVFVAGGILEVQPNAVTVLADTAIRGKDLDEAKAAEAQRLAEEAMKNAKSDIDFAKAQSEFATMAAQIAALRRFRRKK, from the coding sequence ATGGCAACCATTCATGTCGACGTCGTCTCCGCGGAAGAGTCCATCTTCTCGGGTGAGGCGAAATTCGTCGCGCTGCCGGGCGAGGCGGGCGAACTGGGCATCCTGCCGCAGCACACGCCGCTGATCACCCGCATCAAACCGGGTGCGGTGCGCATCGAGCGTGCGGACAACGGCGAAGAAGAGTTCGTGTTCGTCGCCGGCGGCATCCTCGAGGTGCAGCCGAACGCGGTGACCGTGCTGGCCGACACCGCCATCCGCGGCAAGGACCTCGACGAGGCCAAGGCCGCCGAGGCCCAGCGCCTGGCCGAGGAGGCGATGAAGAACGCCAAGAGCGACATCGACTTCGCCAAGGCGCAAAGCGAGTTCGCGACCATGGCCGCGCAGATCGCGGCGCTGCGCCGCTTCCGCCGCAAGAAGTAA
- the atpD gene encoding F0F1 ATP synthase subunit beta, translating to MAEGKIVQCIGAVVDVEFPRDAMPKVYDALKMDGGDLTLEVQQQLGDGVVRTIALGSTDGLRRGLVVRNTGAPITVPVGKATLGRIMDVLGNPIDERGPVSQELTASIHRKAPAYDELSPSTELLETGIKVIDLICPFAKGGKVGLFGGAGVGKTVNMMELINNIAKAHSGLSVFAGVGERTREGNDFYHEMIDSKVVVPDNLGESKVAMVYGQMNEPPGNRLRVALTGLTIAESFRDEGRDVLFFVDNIYRYTLAGTEVSALLGRMPSAVGYQPTLAEEMGKLQERITSTKVGSITSIQAVYVPADDLTDPSPATTFAHLDATVVLSRDIAALGIYPAVDPLDSTSRQVDPNVVGEEHYNTTRAVQAVLQRYKELRDIIAILGMDELSPEDKLAVARARKIQRFLSQPFHVAEVFTGQPGKYVPLKETIRGFKMIVNGECDSLPEQAFYMVGTIDEAFEKAKKLQ from the coding sequence ATGGCTGAAGGCAAGATCGTTCAGTGCATCGGCGCCGTGGTGGACGTGGAGTTCCCGCGCGACGCGATGCCCAAGGTGTACGACGCCCTGAAGATGGACGGCGGCGACCTGACCCTGGAAGTGCAGCAGCAGCTGGGCGACGGCGTGGTCCGCACGATTGCGCTGGGCTCGACCGACGGCCTGCGCCGCGGTCTGGTCGTGCGCAACACCGGTGCCCCGATCACGGTGCCGGTCGGCAAGGCGACCCTGGGCCGCATCATGGACGTGCTGGGCAACCCGATCGACGAGCGCGGTCCGGTGAGCCAGGAACTGACGGCGTCGATCCACCGCAAGGCCCCGGCATACGACGAGCTGTCGCCGTCGACGGAACTGCTCGAAACCGGCATCAAGGTGATCGACCTGATCTGCCCGTTCGCCAAGGGCGGCAAGGTGGGCCTGTTCGGCGGTGCCGGCGTGGGCAAGACCGTGAACATGATGGAGCTCATCAACAACATCGCCAAGGCCCACTCGGGTCTGTCGGTGTTCGCGGGCGTGGGCGAGCGTACCCGTGAGGGCAACGACTTCTACCACGAGATGATCGACTCCAAGGTCGTGGTGCCGGACAACCTGGGCGAGTCCAAGGTGGCCATGGTCTACGGCCAGATGAACGAGCCGCCGGGCAACCGTCTGCGCGTGGCGCTGACCGGCCTGACGATCGCCGAATCGTTCCGTGACGAAGGCCGTGACGTGCTGTTCTTCGTCGACAACATCTACCGCTACACGCTGGCCGGTACCGAAGTGTCGGCGCTGCTGGGCCGGATGCCGTCGGCGGTGGGCTACCAGCCGACGCTGGCCGAGGAAATGGGCAAGCTGCAGGAGCGGATCACGTCGACCAAGGTCGGCTCGATCACCTCGATCCAGGCCGTGTACGTGCCCGCGGACGACCTGACCGACCCGTCGCCGGCCACGACCTTCGCCCACCTGGACGCCACCGTCGTGCTGTCGCGTGACATCGCCGCGCTGGGTATCTACCCTGCCGTGGACCCGCTGGACTCCACCAGCCGCCAGGTCGACCCGAACGTCGTCGGCGAAGAGCACTACAACACGACCCGCGCCGTGCAGGCCGTGCTGCAGCGCTACAAGGAACTGCGCGACATCATCGCAATCCTGGGCATGGACGAACTGTCGCCGGAAGACAAGCTGGCCGTGGCGCGCGCCCGGAAGATCCAGCGCTTCCTGTCGCAGCCGTTCCACGTGGCCGAAGTGTTCACGGGCCAGCCCGGCAAGTACGTGCCGCTGAAGGAAACCATCCGCGGCTTCAAGATGATCGTCAACGGCGAGTGCGACAGCCTCCCCGAGCAGGCCTTCTACATGGTCGGCACGATCGACGAGGCCTTCGAGAAAGCCAAGAAGCTGCAGTAA
- the atpG gene encoding F0F1 ATP synthase subunit gamma produces the protein MAAGKEIRGKIKSVENTKKITKAMEMVAASKMRKAQDRMRAARPYAEKVRSIAANLAQANPEYRPPLLQKNSGTGQVGMIIVTTDKGLCGGLNTNILRATTAKLKELEDQGLKTQAVGIGSKGVAFLNRIGAKVVAQVTQLGDKPHLDRLIGPVKTLLDQYAEGKLDAVYLCYTKFINTMKQEPVVMQLLPLAADTLDVDKSAHAWDYIYEPDAQTVIDDLLVRYVEALVYQAVAENMASEQSARMVAMKAATDNAGNLINELKLEYNKTRQAAITTELAEIVSGAAAV, from the coding sequence ATGGCAGCAGGAAAAGAAATACGCGGCAAGATCAAATCGGTGGAAAACACCAAGAAGATCACCAAGGCCATGGAGATGGTCGCCGCGTCCAAGATGCGCAAGGCGCAGGACCGCATGCGTGCGGCCCGGCCTTACGCCGAGAAGGTGCGCAGCATCGCGGCCAACCTGGCGCAGGCCAACCCCGAATACCGTCCGCCGCTGCTGCAGAAGAACAGCGGCACCGGCCAGGTCGGGATGATCATCGTCACCACCGACAAGGGCCTGTGCGGGGGCCTGAATACCAACATCCTGCGCGCCACCACGGCCAAGCTGAAGGAGCTGGAAGACCAGGGCCTGAAGACGCAGGCCGTGGGCATCGGCAGCAAGGGTGTGGCCTTCCTGAACCGCATCGGTGCCAAGGTGGTGGCCCAGGTCACCCAGCTGGGCGACAAGCCGCACCTGGATCGCCTGATCGGTCCGGTCAAGACGCTGCTCGACCAGTACGCCGAGGGCAAGCTGGACGCCGTCTACCTGTGCTACACGAAGTTCATCAACACGATGAAGCAGGAGCCGGTGGTCATGCAGCTGCTGCCGCTGGCGGCCGACACGCTGGACGTCGACAAGTCCGCGCATGCCTGGGACTACATCTACGAGCCGGATGCGCAGACCGTCATCGACGACCTGCTGGTGCGCTATGTCGAGGCGCTGGTCTACCAGGCCGTCGCCGAGAACATGGCCTCGGAGCAGTCGGCGCGCATGGTGGCGATGAAGGCTGCGACCGACAACGCCGGCAACCTGATCAACGAGCTCAAGCTCGAGTACAACAAGACGCGTCAGGCGGCGATCACCACGGAACTGGCAGAGATCGTCAGCGGTGCGGCCGCCGTCTGA
- the atpA gene encoding F0F1 ATP synthase subunit alpha, which yields MQLNPAEISELIKSRIEGLDTAADIRNQGTVVSVTDGICRIHGLSDVMAGEMLEFPGNTFGLALNLERDSVGAVILGEYAHISEGDTVKCTGRILEVPVGPELIGRVVDALGRPIDGKGPINAKLTDVIEKVAPGVIARQSVSQPLQTGLKAIDSMVPIGRGQRELIIGDRQTGKTAVAIDTIINQKGQGVICIYVAIGQKASSIKNVVRALEQHGAMEYTIVVAASASESAAMQYISAYSGCTMGEYFRDRGQDALIVYDDLSKQAVAYRQVSLLLRRPPGREAFPGDIFYLHSRLLERAARVNADYVEKFTNGEVKGKTGSLTALPIIETQAGDVSAFVPTNVISITDGQIFLETNLFNAGIRPAINAGISVSRVGGAAQTKLIKGLSGGIRTDLAQYRELAAFAQFASDLDEATRKQLDRGARVTELLKQPQYSPLPISLMAASLYAVNKGYMDDIDVKKVLAFEHGLHQFLKTSHAKLLEKLETEKAMDKDAEAELQSAIEAFKKSFA from the coding sequence ATGCAACTGAATCCCGCTGAAATTTCTGAACTGATCAAGAGCCGTATCGAGGGCCTCGATACGGCTGCGGACATCCGCAATCAAGGCACCGTGGTGTCGGTGACGGACGGCATCTGCCGCATCCACGGCCTGTCGGACGTGATGGCGGGTGAAATGCTCGAATTCCCGGGCAACACCTTCGGTCTGGCGCTGAACCTCGAGCGCGACTCGGTCGGTGCGGTGATTCTGGGCGAGTACGCCCACATCTCCGAAGGCGACACCGTCAAGTGCACGGGCCGCATCCTGGAAGTGCCGGTCGGCCCCGAGCTGATCGGCCGCGTCGTGGACGCCCTGGGCCGCCCGATCGACGGCAAGGGCCCGATCAACGCCAAGCTGACGGACGTGATCGAGAAGGTCGCTCCCGGCGTGATCGCGCGCCAGTCGGTGTCGCAGCCGCTGCAGACCGGCCTGAAGGCCATCGACTCGATGGTGCCGATCGGCCGCGGCCAGCGCGAGCTGATCATTGGCGACCGCCAGACCGGCAAGACCGCGGTGGCGATCGACACCATCATCAACCAGAAGGGCCAGGGCGTCATCTGTATCTACGTCGCGATCGGCCAGAAGGCCTCGTCGATCAAGAACGTGGTGCGCGCGCTGGAACAGCACGGCGCGATGGAGTACACCATCGTCGTGGCCGCCTCGGCGTCCGAATCCGCCGCGATGCAGTACATCTCGGCCTACTCGGGCTGCACGATGGGCGAATACTTCCGCGACCGCGGCCAGGACGCCCTGATCGTCTACGACGACCTGTCCAAGCAGGCCGTCGCCTACCGCCAGGTCTCGCTGCTGCTGCGCCGTCCGCCGGGCCGCGAAGCCTTCCCTGGCGACATCTTCTACCTGCACTCGCGCCTGCTCGAGCGTGCCGCGCGCGTGAACGCCGACTACGTCGAGAAGTTCACCAACGGCGAGGTCAAGGGCAAGACCGGCTCGCTGACCGCGCTGCCGATCATCGAGACGCAGGCCGGTGACGTGTCGGCGTTCGTGCCGACCAACGTGATCTCGATCACCGACGGCCAGATCTTCCTGGAAACCAACCTGTTCAACGCCGGCATCCGTCCCGCCATCAACGCGGGTATCTCGGTGTCGCGCGTCGGTGGTGCCGCCCAGACCAAGCTGATCAAGGGCCTGTCCGGCGGTATCCGTACCGACCTGGCGCAGTACCGTGAGCTGGCCGCCTTCGCGCAGTTCGCCTCCGACCTGGACGAAGCGACCCGCAAGCAGCTGGACCGCGGTGCCCGCGTGACCGAGCTGCTGAAGCAGCCGCAGTACTCGCCGCTGCCGATCAGCCTGATGGCCGCGTCGCTGTACGCCGTCAACAAGGGCTACATGGACGACATCGACGTGAAGAAGGTGCTTGCCTTCGAACACGGCCTGCATCAGTTCCTGAAGACCAGCCACGCCAAGCTGCTCGAGAAGCTCGAGACGGAAAAGGCGATGGACAAGGACGCCGAAGCCGAGCTGCAGAGCGCGATCGAGGCGTTCAAGAAGAGCTTCGCCTGA
- a CDS encoding F0F1 ATP synthase subunit delta has protein sequence MAELATIARPYAEALFEVASKGDLNQWADQVDQLAAVASNEQLLQFAEHPKVTAQQVFDVIVSVVKTPLSDAAKNFLRTLIDNGRLVALPEIAAQFHALKNARSGVADAKVYSAFPIEPAQLAELAATLEKRFGRKLQPTVEIDPDLIGGVRVVVGDEVLDTSVKARLERMKAALTA, from the coding sequence ATGGCTGAGCTCGCAACCATCGCGCGTCCCTATGCCGAGGCCCTGTTCGAAGTGGCCAGCAAGGGGGATTTGAACCAGTGGGCAGACCAGGTCGACCAGCTGGCGGCCGTGGCGTCCAACGAGCAGCTGCTGCAGTTTGCCGAGCACCCCAAGGTGACGGCGCAGCAGGTGTTCGACGTGATCGTCTCGGTCGTCAAGACGCCGCTGAGCGACGCTGCGAAGAACTTCCTTCGCACGCTGATCGACAACGGCCGGCTGGTTGCCCTGCCCGAGATCGCCGCGCAGTTCCATGCGCTGAAGAACGCCCGTTCGGGCGTGGCTGACGCGAAGGTGTACAGCGCCTTCCCGATCGAGCCGGCGCAGCTGGCGGAACTGGCGGCGACGCTCGAGAAGCGCTTCGGCCGCAAGCTGCAGCCCACCGTGGAGATCGATCCCGATCTGATCGGAGGGGTGCGCGTGGTGGTCGGCGACGAGGTGCTCGACACCTCGGTCAAGGCCCGCCTGGAACGCATGAAGGCCGCGCTGACCGCCTGA
- a CDS encoding F0F1 ATP synthase subunit B yields MNLNATLLAQIVVFLILWWFTMKFVWPPITKALDERAKKIADGLAAADKAKLELSAANKRVEEQLAQTREEATKRIADAEKRAQSIVEEAKKRADEEAAKIIAQAKAEAEQQMIQAREALREQVATLAVKGAEQILRREVNASVHADLLNRLKTEL; encoded by the coding sequence GTGAATCTGAACGCAACGCTGTTGGCGCAGATCGTCGTCTTCCTGATCCTCTGGTGGTTCACGATGAAGTTCGTGTGGCCGCCGATCACGAAGGCGCTCGATGAGCGCGCCAAGAAGATCGCCGACGGCCTGGCCGCGGCCGACAAGGCCAAGCTGGAGCTGTCTGCCGCCAACAAGCGCGTCGAGGAACAGCTCGCCCAGACCCGCGAAGAGGCCACCAAGCGCATTGCGGACGCCGAAAAGCGTGCGCAGTCCATCGTCGAGGAAGCCAAGAAGCGGGCCGACGAAGAGGCTGCCAAGATCATCGCCCAAGCCAAGGCGGAAGCCGAGCAGCAGATGATCCAGGCGCGCGAAGCCCTGCGCGAGCAGGTTGCCACGCTGGCGGTCAAGGGGGCCGAGCAGATCCTGAGGCGCGAAGTCAACGCCAGCGTTCACGCTGACCTGTTGAACCGCTTGAAAACCGAGCTTTGA
- the atpE gene encoding F0F1 ATP synthase subunit C, with protein sequence MENVLGLVALACGLIIGLGAIGACIGIALMGGKYLEASARQPELMNELQTKMFLLAGLIDAAFLIGVGIAMLFAFANPFVA encoded by the coding sequence ATGGAAAACGTGTTGGGTCTCGTCGCTCTGGCTTGCGGTCTGATCATCGGCCTGGGCGCCATCGGTGCCTGTATCGGTATCGCGCTGATGGGCGGCAAGTACCTGGAAGCTTCGGCCCGCCAGCCCGAGCTGATGAACGAACTGCAAACCAAGATGTTCCTGCTGGCCGGCCTGATCGACGCTGCGTTCCTGATCGGTGTCGGTATCGCGATGCTGTTCGCCTTCGCCAATCCGTTCGTTGCCTAA
- the atpB gene encoding F0F1 ATP synthase subunit A: MAAEGHGPTPGEYIQHHLQHFQNRAQEGLANFSLSEPVLKLDSLFWAIVLGVIGCFFLWRIAKAATSGVPGRAQAFVEMMVELVDTQAKGIIHNEASRRAIAPLALTAFVWIFLMNAMDLLPVDLIPRIWEGIYAANGGDPHHAYMRVVPTADLSVTLGLAITVLLARIYYNIKIKGLGGWIKELFSAPFHAHGFMAVVLAPVNLIMQIIEFTANTISHGMRLFGNMFAGELVFMLIALLGGAAALSLGGALLFAGHVIAGTIWAIFHILIITLQAFIFMMLTLVYLGQAHDKH, from the coding sequence ATGGCTGCCGAAGGACACGGACCGACCCCCGGTGAATACATCCAGCACCACCTCCAGCACTTCCAGAACCGTGCGCAGGAGGGGCTGGCGAACTTCTCGCTCAGCGAGCCGGTGCTCAAGCTCGACTCGCTGTTCTGGGCCATCGTGCTGGGCGTGATCGGCTGCTTCTTCCTGTGGCGCATCGCCAAGGCCGCCACTTCCGGCGTGCCGGGCCGTGCCCAGGCCTTCGTCGAGATGATGGTCGAGCTGGTCGACACCCAGGCCAAGGGCATCATCCACAACGAGGCCTCGCGCCGCGCGATCGCCCCGCTGGCGCTGACCGCCTTCGTCTGGATCTTCCTGATGAACGCGATGGACCTGCTGCCGGTGGACCTGATCCCGCGCATCTGGGAAGGCATCTATGCCGCCAACGGCGGTGACCCGCACCACGCCTACATGCGCGTCGTGCCGACCGCGGACCTGTCGGTCACGCTGGGCCTGGCCATCACCGTGCTGCTGGCGCGCATCTACTACAACATCAAGATCAAGGGCCTGGGCGGCTGGATCAAGGAACTGTTCTCCGCCCCGTTCCACGCCCACGGCTTCATGGCCGTCGTGCTGGCCCCGGTGAACCTGATCATGCAGATCATCGAGTTCACGGCCAACACCATCTCCCACGGCATGCGGCTGTTCGGCAACATGTTCGCCGGCGAGCTGGTGTTCATGCTGATCGCGCTGCTGGGCGGTGCCGCGGCGCTGTCGCTGGGCGGTGCGCTGCTGTTCGCCGGTCACGTGATCGCCGGCACCATCTGGGCCATCTTCCACATCCTGATCATCACGCTGCAGGCCTTCATCTTCATGATGCTGACCCTGGTCTACCTGGGTCAGGCGCACGACAAGCACTGA
- a CDS encoding ATP synthase subunit I, producing MTAKHADHGGPDTVPDAADEATFKPLSREEAQALMAQHPPLSPWRVVAVQAVAGVVVAALWYAVTRKGGAAWSALYGAAAVVLPGALMARGLTSRISRASPGAAVLGFMFWESLKIALAVAMLVAAAKVVPDLSWPALLVTMVVCMKVSWLALLLRRGQAKQTS from the coding sequence ATGACCGCGAAACATGCCGACCATGGTGGACCCGATACGGTTCCAGATGCGGCCGACGAGGCGACTTTCAAGCCCCTGAGCCGTGAAGAGGCGCAGGCCTTGATGGCGCAGCACCCGCCGCTCTCACCCTGGCGGGTGGTCGCGGTGCAAGCCGTGGCGGGCGTGGTGGTGGCGGCCCTGTGGTACGCCGTCACGCGCAAGGGTGGGGCGGCATGGTCGGCGCTGTATGGCGCTGCCGCCGTGGTGCTCCCGGGTGCCTTGATGGCGCGCGGGTTGACCAGCAGGATTTCCAGGGCCAGTCCCGGCGCCGCGGTGCTCGGGTTCATGTTCTGGGAGTCGCTGAAGATCGCGCTGGCCGTCGCCATGCTGGTGGCGGCCGCCAAGGTGGTGCCCGACCTGAGCTGGCCTGCATTGCTGGTCACGATGGTCGTGTGCATGAAAGTCAGTTGGCTGGCCCTGCTGCTGCGGCGGGGACAGGCAAAGCAAACGTCGTAA
- a CDS encoding SMP-30/gluconolactonase/LRE family protein, translating into MHAVEPYQVSLAVDHPAVLGESPLWHPVEQVLYFCDIAGRRLHRFDPRGRRLHTWTLPSEVCCCAPATQGQLVLAMRDGIWRFDPRRGERTLIVPPPYDPAQERFNDGKCDPGGRLWCGTLYEPREPALAALYRLDEHGRLSREGDGITVSNGLAWSPDGRTMYWSDTRAHTIYALDFDPAAGRAGARRVFARFEPKRPDQPLDAYGGRPDGAAVDAEGNYWVAMYEGARLLQLSPQGQVLREVRLPVRCPTMPCFGGADLRTLYVTTAREKRPPEELAAQPWAGCVLQLRVEVPGLSAAGYIG; encoded by the coding sequence ATGCATGCCGTCGAGCCCTACCAGGTCTCGCTGGCGGTCGACCACCCCGCCGTGCTGGGGGAGTCGCCGCTGTGGCACCCCGTCGAGCAGGTGCTCTATTTCTGCGACATCGCCGGCCGCCGCCTGCACCGCTTCGACCCGCGCGGGCGCCGGCTGCACACGTGGACGCTGCCCAGCGAGGTGTGCTGCTGCGCGCCAGCGACCCAGGGGCAGCTGGTGCTGGCCATGCGCGACGGCATCTGGCGCTTCGATCCGCGGCGCGGCGAACGCACGCTGATCGTGCCGCCGCCCTACGACCCGGCGCAGGAGCGCTTCAACGACGGCAAGTGCGACCCGGGCGGGCGACTGTGGTGCGGCACGCTCTACGAGCCGCGCGAACCGGCGCTGGCCGCGCTGTACCGGCTGGACGAACACGGGCGGCTGAGCCGCGAGGGCGACGGCATCACGGTCTCCAACGGGCTGGCCTGGAGTCCGGACGGCCGCACCATGTACTGGAGCGACACGCGCGCGCACACCATCTACGCGCTGGACTTCGACCCGGCCGCCGGTCGCGCGGGCGCGCGGCGCGTGTTCGCGCGCTTCGAGCCGAAGCGGCCGGACCAGCCGCTCGACGCCTACGGCGGGCGCCCGGACGGCGCCGCGGTCGATGCCGAGGGCAACTACTGGGTCGCGATGTACGAAGGGGCGCGGCTGCTGCAGCTGTCGCCGCAGGGGCAGGTGCTGCGCGAGGTGCGGCTGCCGGTGCGTTGCCCGACCATGCCCTGCTTCGGCGGCGCGGACCTCAGGACGCTGTACGTGACCACCGCGCGCGAGAAGCGCCCGCCCGAGGAGCTGGCCGCGCAGCCCTGGGCCGGGTGCGTGCTGCAGCTGCGCGTCGAGGTGCCGGGACTGTCGGCAGCGGGCTACATCGGCTGA
- a CDS encoding GNAT family N-acetyltransferase — translation MESPQIRIVSPDTPDLYDATREIFREYADSLNVDLAFQDFEHELATLPGEYAPPGGRLLLAFVDDELAGCGGYRPIADVDYANACEMKRLYVRKPFRRFGLGRMLAQHLIDEAQRSGYSVMLLDTLDEMEAARSLYASLGFEEIPPYYYNPLPGAHYLKVDLD, via the coding sequence ATGGAATCGCCTCAGATACGCATCGTCAGTCCCGACACGCCCGACCTCTACGACGCCACCCGCGAGATCTTCCGCGAGTACGCCGACAGCCTGAACGTCGACCTCGCCTTTCAGGATTTCGAGCATGAGCTGGCGACGCTGCCGGGCGAATATGCCCCGCCCGGCGGCCGGCTGCTGCTGGCCTTCGTCGACGACGAGCTGGCCGGCTGCGGCGGCTACCGGCCGATCGCCGACGTCGACTACGCCAACGCCTGCGAGATGAAGCGCCTGTACGTGCGCAAGCCGTTCCGCCGCTTCGGGCTGGGGCGCATGCTGGCCCAGCACCTGATCGACGAGGCGCAGCGCAGCGGCTACTCGGTGATGCTGCTGGACACCCTCGACGAGATGGAGGCTGCGCGCTCGCTCTACGCCTCGCTCGGCTTCGAGGAAATCCCGCCGTACTACTACAACCCGCTGCCCGGCGCCCACTACCTCAAGGTGGACCTGGACTGA
- a CDS encoding alanyl-tRNA editing protein: MTEELFREDSYLRECTARITAVDAAGVQLDRTVFYPLGGGQAGDAGELLLGDGRVLRIADTRKGPEPGTIVHLPAPDQDALLADLRPGMEVTARIDWARRERHMRFHTATHLLCALVPHPVDGCSITAGYARLDFHMTEPLDKDELSAGIARLVREAHPVSHSWITDEELDANPHLVRSMSVQPPRGTGRVRVLNIEGVDLQPCGGTHVRNTSEVGAVIVTKVEKKSARTRRVVLGFAEPAEG; encoded by the coding sequence ATGACCGAAGAACTGTTCCGCGAAGACAGCTACCTGCGCGAATGCACGGCCCGCATCACGGCCGTCGATGCGGCCGGCGTGCAGCTGGACCGCACCGTGTTCTATCCCCTGGGCGGCGGGCAGGCCGGCGACGCCGGCGAACTGCTGCTGGGCGACGGCCGCGTGCTGCGCATCGCCGACACCCGCAAGGGACCCGAGCCGGGCACCATCGTGCACCTGCCGGCGCCCGACCAGGACGCGCTGCTGGCCGACCTGCGACCGGGCATGGAGGTCACCGCGCGCATCGACTGGGCGCGCCGCGAGCGCCACATGCGCTTCCACACCGCGACGCACCTGCTGTGCGCGCTGGTGCCGCACCCGGTCGACGGCTGCTCGATCACCGCAGGCTACGCGCGGCTCGACTTCCACATGACCGAGCCGCTGGACAAGGACGAGCTCAGTGCCGGCATCGCCCGCCTGGTGCGCGAGGCGCATCCGGTCAGCCACAGCTGGATCACCGACGAGGAGCTCGACGCCAACCCGCACCTGGTGCGCAGCATGAGCGTGCAGCCCCCGCGCGGCACCGGCCGCGTGCGCGTGCTGAACATCGAGGGCGTGGACCTGCAGCCCTGCGGCGGCACCCACGTGCGCAACACGTCCGAGGTCGGCGCCGTCATCGTCACCAAGGTGGAGAAGAAGAGCGCCAGGACCCGCCGGGTCGTGCTCGGCTTTGCCGAGCCGGCCGAAGGCTGA
- a CDS encoding LysE family translocator: MFSLQEIGLFALAAAVLALTPGPNMVYNVSRTLCQGRAAGLLSLAGVLVGFLFHLTMAALGLTAVLLAVPYAFEVIKLAGAAYLLWMAWQAVRPGGGSPFEPRELPHDRPAVLFRMGLLTNLLNPKVAVFYLSFFPQFLHPERGDVLLQSFLLGGVQIAVSAVVNLGFVLGAAGIARFLQRSPGWMRVQRWVMGTVLGLLAARLMAERR, from the coding sequence ATGTTCTCGCTGCAGGAAATCGGGTTGTTCGCACTCGCGGCCGCCGTGCTGGCGCTGACGCCCGGACCCAACATGGTCTACAACGTCTCGCGCACCCTGTGCCAGGGACGCGCGGCCGGCCTGCTGTCGCTGGCCGGGGTGCTGGTGGGCTTCCTGTTCCACCTGACCATGGCCGCGCTCGGGCTGACCGCGGTGCTGCTGGCCGTGCCTTACGCCTTCGAGGTGATCAAGCTCGCCGGTGCGGCCTACCTGTTGTGGATGGCCTGGCAGGCCGTGCGCCCCGGCGGCGGCTCGCCGTTCGAGCCGCGCGAGCTGCCGCACGACCGGCCGGCGGTGCTGTTCCGCATGGGCCTGCTCACCAACCTGCTCAACCCCAAGGTGGCGGTGTTCTACCTCTCGTTCTTCCCGCAGTTCCTGCACCCCGAGCGTGGCGACGTGCTGCTGCAGAGCTTCCTGCTGGGCGGCGTGCAGATCGCGGTGAGCGCGGTCGTCAACCTCGGCTTCGTGCTGGGGGCAGCGGGCATCGCGCGCTTCCTGCAGCGCAGTCCCGGCTGGATGCGCGTGCAGCGCTGGGTGATGGGCACCGTGCTCGGGCTGCTGGCCGCGCGGCTGATGGCCGAACGCCGGTAA
- a CDS encoding VOC family protein, translating to MSARLDHLVIGCASLEQGVAWCEANLGVTPAAGGRHAFMGTHNRLLALAAAASSHAYLELIAIDPQAPPPGRRRWFGLDEPEVQAALAQQPRLLHWVARVDDVAQAAAAWQRLGLDPGPVVAAERDTPHGLLRWRLTVRDDGALLLGGALPTLIQWGDAHPADRLPVSGVALGSLVLGGGDSPVLGRALHAVDAQGFELRSGLPALRATLSTPRGEVVLTGLG from the coding sequence GTGAGCGCGCGGCTCGACCACCTCGTGATCGGCTGCGCCTCGCTGGAGCAGGGCGTGGCCTGGTGCGAGGCGAACCTCGGCGTCACCCCGGCAGCCGGTGGCCGGCACGCCTTCATGGGCACGCACAACCGGCTGCTGGCGCTGGCCGCCGCCGCTTCGTCGCACGCCTACCTGGAGCTGATCGCGATCGACCCGCAGGCCCCGCCGCCCGGCCGGCGCCGCTGGTTCGGCCTCGACGAGCCCGAGGTGCAGGCTGCGCTCGCGCAGCAGCCGCGGCTGCTGCACTGGGTGGCGCGCGTGGACGACGTGGCCCAGGCCGCTGCGGCCTGGCAGCGGCTCGGGCTGGACCCGGGCCCGGTCGTCGCGGCCGAGCGCGACACCCCGCACGGCCTGCTGCGCTGGCGCCTGACGGTGCGCGACGACGGCGCGCTGCTGCTGGGCGGGGCGCTGCCGACGCTGATCCAGTGGGGCGACGCCCACCCGGCCGACCGCCTGCCTGTCAGCGGCGTCGCGCTCGGGTCCCTGGTGTTGGGCGGCGGCGATTCGCCCGTGCTGGGCCGGGCGCTGCACGCGGTCGATGCCCAGGGCTTCGAGCTGCGCTCGGGCCTGCCGGCGCTGCGCGCCACCTTGAGCACGCCGCGCGGCGAGGTCGTGCTGACCGGCCTCGGCTGA